A stretch of Hydractinia symbiolongicarpus strain clone_291-10 chromosome 9, HSymV2.1, whole genome shotgun sequence DNA encodes these proteins:
- the LOC130657474 gene encoding amiloride-sensitive amine oxidase [copper-containing]-like has product MNGAETENFQVEEKVASKNRSNIHKTINVVLIVIIVIVLIAFVAYAITKDKKCECMERDKKRASKNEFTCKDKTIKIEPHANDENDIFRELNLKEINTVVGYIERNFVIRRMQDGHSIQMVQFINTVELYLPNKKEALEYLDNNGPKPRREAIVSLQTSYNVSYYVVGSLPTPNHHYLAKFADRQNPSETKPDEAILNNNPTIKKLGFDHASIMWPLFKATFETLKGYATAEIGFENGLSIALSGATEQRKNEFFGDLLFQFNLQFPPHLQFLDVITFRLNLTSKDENKWRVIQIFYNQKAYSSAEEIMQRYNRGELHIKKIKRIPDVVLQRANLKRRGSQLNYFPSIEPLTFYPNGPRFSIQGRKITYFDWQFNYMVQASTGPAIFDVRFKNQRIAFEISLQEASSLYATGSPRIYFSNILDSTWSLGKSHSLIKGVDCPQNAAYMDVSLHLYASKKAVTVENAVCVFENNANIPLRRHHHGAEHFEYGGLTDSFLVVRFITDMSSYDYIHDFVFHQNGVVEIKTTTTGHLVLSQSYKQFFNQYGYEVVDGYIGAIHDHFMLYKVDLDILGTKNSFKTLDMTLEKTQTIYDYHPTVKKFIKENKIKTEKEAAISYNFDHPKYYIIYNENEKNIYGNHRGYRIYSPNKIKQVYPDEHRGTKHTEWSKYQITVSKFKETERFGSCMFNYFPQYGTPRCSFDARIEDNETIVNEDLVAWIPIGGLHIPCAEDYPTTPTTGNQFTFFIKPFNYFDEDPSFASANSVYVEHKNETFKIDTYGTPTQATCPILSSRLLG; this is encoded by the exons ATGAACGGCGCTGAGACAGAAA attttcaaGTAGAAGAGAAGGTTGCGTCAAAAAATCGATCAAACATACACAAAACAATTAACGTTGTCTTAATTGTCATCATTGTTATCGTTTTAATTGCTTTTGTTGCTTATGCAATTACAAAGGATAAAAAATGTGAATGTATGGAAAGAGACAAAAAGCGAGCTTCAAAAAATGAGTTCACATGTAaagataaaacaataaaaattgaacCACATGCCAATGATGAAAATGACATCTTTCGTGaattaaatttgaaagaaatcaaCACGGTTGTTGGTTACATAGAGCGCAACTTTGTGATACGACGAATGCAAGATGGACATAGTATTCAAATGGTTCAATTTATTAACACTGTAGAGCTCTATCTACCCAACAAAAAGGAAGCATTGGAATATTTGGACAATAATGGACCAAAACCGCGAAGAGAAGCAATTGTATCTCTCCAAACATCGTATAATGTGTCATACTATGTGGTTGGTTCGCTGCCGACACCAAATCATCATTATCTTGCTAAGTTTGCCGATAGACAGAACCCATCAGAAACGAAACCGGATGAAGCTATATTAAATAACAATCCAACCATAAAAAAACTCGGTTTTGATCATGCCAGCATAATGTGGCCACTGTTTAAAGCCACCTTTGAAACCCTTAAAGGATACGCGACAGCAGAAATTGGTTTTGAAAACGGATTGTCAATAGCTCTTTCTGGAGCTACCGAGCAAAGAAAAAACGAATTCTTCGGCGATCTGTTATTTCAGTTCAACCTACAGTTCCCTCCTCATTTACAATTTCTTGATGTCATAACATTTCGATTAAACCTGACAAGTAAGGATGAAAACAAATGGCGTGTAATCCAG ATCTTCTACAATCAAAAAGCATATTCTAGTGCCGAAGAAATAATGCAAAGATACAATCGAGGAGAATTACATATTAAGAAGATCAAAAGAATTCCTGATGTAGTATTACAACGTGCAAATCTAAAACGGCGGGGCTCACAATTGAATTATTTTCCATCCATCGAACCATTGACTTTTTATCCAAACGGACCGAGGTTTTCAATACAAGGACGAAAGATAACCTACTTCGATTGGCAGTTCAATTACATGGTTCAAGCATCAACAGGTCCAGCAATATTTGACGTTAGATTTAAAAACCAACGTATCGCCTTTGAAATTAGTTTACAGGAAGCTTCGTCTTTGTATGCGACAGGTTCGCCtagaatatatttttcaaatattttggatAGCACATGGTCACTTGGCAAGTCGCACTCATTAATTAAAGGTGTTGATTGTCCTCAGAATGCCGCTTACATGGACGTCTCTTTGCATCTCTACGCCAGTAAAAAAGCCGTCACTGTCGAAAATGCAGTTTGTGTATTCGAAAATAATGCCAACATTCCTCTTCGAAGACATCACCATGGTGCGGAACATTTCGAATATGGAGGTCTAACTGATTCATTTTTAGTTGTTCGATTCATTACCGACATGTCTAGCTATGATTATATTCACGACTTTGTCTTTCACCAGAACGGCGTCGTTGAAATAAAAACGACAACGACCGGTCATTTAGTGCTAAGTCAATCATACAAGCAATTTTTCAATCAATACGGATATGAAGTTGTTGACGGCTACATTGGAGCTATTCACGATCACTTTATGCTATACAAAGTTGATTTGGATATTCTAGGGACAAAGAACAGTTTTAAAACGTTAGATATGACTCTTGAAAAAACACAGACGATATATGATTAtcatcccacagtaaaaaaattcatcaaagaaaataaaataaaaacagaaaaagaagcTGCCATTAGCTATAATTTTGATCATCCAAAATATTACATTATTTACAACGAGAATGAGAAAAACATATATGGAAATCATCGTGGCTATCGAATCTACTCACCGAATAAAATAAAGCAAGTCTATCCAGATGAACATAGAGGAACAAAACATACCGAATGGTCAAAGTACCAGATAACAGTGTCCAAGTTTAAAGAAACGGAAAGATTTGGAAGTTGCAtgttcaattatttcccacaATATGGCACGCCCAGATGTTCGTTTGATGCACGAATCGAAGACAACGAAACTATCGTTAATGAAGACTTGGTAGCGTGGATACCAATTGGTGGATTGCATATTCCATGCGCGGAAGATTACCCAACAACGCCTACCACAGGAAACCAGTTCACATTTTTCATCAAACCGTTTAATTATTTCGACGAAGACCCAAGTTTTGCGTCTGCAAATTCAGTGTATGTTGAACACAAGAacgaaacatttaaaattgataCGTACGGTACTCCTACGCAAGCAACTTGTCCAATATTATCTTCACGACTCCTCGGATAA
- the LOC130657887 gene encoding uncharacterized protein LOC130657887 — MQYPVDRGPVVENESIAKNESIAEMRSFLPVPLNSKKQKDLLLQHFTEALEIDLVDENPFNEFRTEFIASMAFPTLFPDGKGDPTNFSILREISSSDTEPFALKLKHLLKFAEKIDQKWFYRNPGEAEFTFEEFNEMLSSSDNGLLSKIFYYTKEITGSNSYWNRVRQELNATIKQVGVPTIFFTLSMAEYHWPDLLKLSSVAEDAPTSEIRDAITNNPHLVDWFFTERTEAFVKSWLYDYLGASWHWFRYEFTVLRGSVHCHGLAKLKNDPGLVELTDIALKGFLATECSVKVDKRSMSEDELALLEYDIEVGKYAEQIVCNYIDTLLTTINPEGDCVWSKPVKHPCKRLFSELQNPELLHTDYVDLLNSVQKHVCSTLYCLKDNGSGLVCRFKYPFEMRSNTSLKFKKVNTRDGSLKLRAEIETARNDPRLNRHQRVQLQGWRANCDVSVVIDYHSCLEYLTKYASKPEKLFVVAKDAFTHVANSVSNSEFDPVKVVKKLMMRAVGLRDMSIQEVCHQILKLKLHSSSFEVITISLDGSRKVESVDGELITRWSLSDIYANRHDFTSDVRVINSNFINFHSHYFLKDGQIKKRRKMVIVRTIPTYSSYRKGVNYGSYCKFNLIKYKPWSRTIASLWNNNEECDETFIGTWGAFLQSEIATDLVPHFAFELENLQSSTIYEKESDASDDENNTNLSNQDEKEEWMFLSELLINNPNDSDENDRLEDVQYWNQQRSQFTEQEISNMPAWISAQRSIHLNDDVLSVPSDESENIEKLNLQQRKAFDLVIHHSESDTCEQLLLLVIGKAGSGKSFLIDRLRYALNASCYISALFGIAAYNVSGKTLHYLLKLPGRGKRNHDLQGASLSQIQNTFCNKKYLIIDEYSVISQRDLSWVNRRCKQATGITEKAFGGINIILVGDLGQLPPVNGKVLYHHKPSTEHDSEGLFLYNMFQTVIELTINQRVSGNNQDCVEFKNLLSNIRDGKPTLHDWNTLLTRTPRICNNIDSFSEALRLSYGNREVAENNFTSLKSLQKPIAKIKAIHSKASAAKFSADDMGGLSPCTYLAVGARVMLTKNLWTEVGLCNGSLGTIHNIVYESAYELFPVAILVQFDTYSGPCFNNDNVVPIAPCSSTSESYGSNFERTKFPLKLAWAITIHKSQGLTLPKVWIDLGSSEKSPGLTYVALSRVRKLQDLIVEPMSYERLTSISKSANFQYRISEEHRLHDIAI, encoded by the exons atgcAATATCCTGTCGACAGAGGTCCTGTTGTAGAAAATGAAAGCATTgcaaaaaatgaaagcattgcAGAAATGAGATCGTTCCTCCCAGTGCCccttaattcaaaaaaacagaAAGACTTGCTTCTTCAACACTTCACAGAGGCACTCGAAATTGATTTGGTGGATGAAAACCCATTCAATGAGTTTCGCACAGAATTTATCGCATCTATGGCTTTTCCAACTCTGTTTCCAGATGGGAAGGGTGATCCCACCAACTTTTCTATTTTACGTGAAATTTCATCTAGTGACACGGAGCCTTTTGCATTGAAGTTGAAACATTTGCTCAAATTTGCTGAGAAAATTGACCAGAAATGGTTTTATCG AAATCCTGGGGAAGCTGAGTTCACTTTTGAAGAGTTCAATGAGATGCTATCTTCATCAGATAATGGGTTGTTGTCAAAAATATTCTATTACACAAAGGAAATCACTGGTTCTAATTCATATTGGAATCGCGTGAGACAAGAGCTCAATGCGACCATCAAACAAGTTGGTGTTCCAACAATTTTCTTCACTCTTTCTATGGCTGAATATCATTGGCCAGATCTACTCAAATTGTCAAGTGTTGCAGAGGATGCCCCTACTAGTGAAATTAGGGATGCGATCACAAACAACCCACATCTTGTAGATTGGTTTTTTACTGAGAGAACTGAAGCGTTTGTGAAGTCTTGGTTATATGATTATTTAGGAGCATCATGGCATTGGTTCCGCTACGAATTCACTGTATTACGTGGCTCTGTGCACTGTCATGGACTCGCTAAACTGAAAAATGACCCAGGATTAGTTGAACTTACAGACATCGCACTGAAAGGATTTTTAGCAACTGAATGTAGTGTCAAAGTTGACAAACGTAGCATGTCAGAGGATGAATTGGCTCTTCTTGAGTATGATATTGAAGTTGGTAAATATGCTGAACAAATAGTTTGCAATTACATTGATACACTACTTACTACTATTAACCCTGAAGGTGATTGTGTGTGGAGCAAACCAGTTAAGCATCCATGTAAAAGACTGTTCAGTGAATTACAAAATCCTGAACTTTTACATACTGATTATGTAGATCTGCTCAATTCTGTCCAAAAACATGTGTGTAGTACCTTGTATTGTTTGAAAGATAATGGAAGTGGACTGGTGTGCAGATTCAAGTACCCATTCGAAATGCGTTCAAACACTTCTTTGAAATTTAAGAAAGTCAACACCAGAGATGGATCTCTAAAATTGAGAGCAGAAATAGAAACTGCCAGAAATGATCCCAGGTTGAACAGGCACCAACGTGTACAGCTTCAGGGTTGGAGAGCTAATTGTGATGTAAGTGTTGTGATTGATTATCATTCTTGTTTAGAATACCTCACCAAATATGCCTCAAAACCTGAAAAGCTTTTTGTAGTTGCAAAAGATGCATTCACTCATGTTGCTAATAGTGTATCAAATAGTGAGTTTGATCCTGTGAAAGTTGTCAAAAAACTTATGATGCGAGCCGTTGGCTTGCGTGACATGAGTATCCAAGAAGTGTGCCACCAAATATTGAAGCTCAAGTTGCATAGTTCATCATTTGAAGTAATTACAATTTCTCTTGATGGATCGAGGAAGGTTGAATCAGTAGATGGAGAGCTGATAACTCGGTGGTCCTTATCAGATATATATGCTAACCGGCATGATTTTACCTCTGATGTAAGAGTGATCAACTCTAATTTTATCAATTTCCATTCtcattattttttgaaagatgGTCAAATAAAAAAACGGCGGAAAATGGTCATTGTGAGAACTATTCCAACTTACTCTTCATACCGAAAGGGTGTTAACTATGGTAGTTATTGTAAGTTTAATCTGATCAAGTATAAACCATGGTCTCGTACCATAGCTTCACTGTGGAATAACAATGAAGAGTGTGATGAAACATTCATAGGAACATGGGGTGCCTTTTTACAGTCAGAAATAGCTACAGACTTGGTTCCCCATTTTGCTTTTGAATTAGAAAATTTACAGAGCTCAACAATATATGAAAAAGAAAGTGACGCTTCTGATGATGAAAATAATACAAATTTGTCCAATCAGGATGAGAAGGAGGAATGGATGTTTCTCTCTGAGCTTCTCATCAACAATCCCAATGACTCGGATGAAAATGACAGACTGGAAGATGTGCAATACTGGAATCAACAGAGAAGTCAATTTACTGAACAGGAAATCAGCAATATGCCAGCCTGGATCAGTGCCCAGAGAAGCATTCATCTCAACGATGATGTTTTATCAGTTCCTTCTGATGAATCGGAAAATATTGAGAAGTTGAATTTACAGCAGCGTAAAGCATTTGACTTGGTTATTCATCATTCTGAATCTGATACTTGTGAGCAGCTTTTACTTTTGGTCATTGGTAAAGCAGGTAGTGGTAAGAGTTTCTTGATTGACAGATTGCGCTATGCTCTAAATGCGAGCTGTTACATTTCAGCATTGTTCGGTATTGCTGCTTACAATGTAAGCGGTAAAACACTACACTATTTACTTAAGTTGCCTGGGAGAGGGAAGCGTAACCATGATCTTCAAGGTGCCAGCTTATCACAGatacaaaatacattttgtaataaaaagtaTCTGATCATAGATGAGTATTCTGTTATCAGTCAACGAGATTTATCTTGGGTCAATAGAAGGTGTAAGCAAGCCACAGGTATAACTGAGAAAGCATTTGGTGGCATAAACATTATTTTAGTTGGTGACTTGGGTCAGCTACCTCCTGTCAATGGTAAGGTTCTTTACCATCATAAACCTTCTACAGAACATGACTCAGAAGGACTTTTTTTATACAACATGTTTCAAACAGTGATAGAGCTAACTATCAATCAACGAGTTTCTGGAAACAATCAGGACTGTGTTGAATTCAAAAATTTGCTCTCCAATATCAGAGATGGTAAACCAACACTTCACGATTGGAACACTTTACTAACTCGCACTCCTAGAATTTGTAATAATATTGATTCTTTCTCTGAAGCCTTGAGATTATCTTATGGTAACAGAGAAGTTGCAGAGAATAATTTTACGTCATTAAAATCTCTTCAAAAACCAATTGCCAAAATAAAAGCAATCCATAGCAAAGCTTCTGCTGCTAAATTTTCTGCTGATGATATGGGTGGTCTGTCACCATGTACTTATTTAGCTGTAGGTGCCAGAGTGATGCTCACAAAGAATCTTTGGACAGAAGTGGGTTTGTGCAATGGTTCTTTAGGAACCATTCATAACATCGTGTATGAATCTGCTTACGAACTCTTTCCAGTAGCAATTCTTGTTCAATTTGACACTTATTCTGGTCCATGTTTTAATAACGACAATGTTGTGCCAATTGCACCCTGCTCAAGCACTTCTGAATCATATGGGTCAAACTTTGAAAGGACaaaatttcctttaaaattaGCTTGGGCCATTACAATTCACAAATCACAAGGTCTTACTCTACCAAAGGTGTGGATTGACCTTGGCAGCAGTGAAAAATCACCAGGATTGACTTATGTTGCATTGTCGAGAGTCCGAAAATTGCAAGATCTTATAGTTGAACCAATGAGTTATGAACGTCTTACATCCATAAGCAAAAGTGCAAATTTTCAATACCGTATTTCAGAAGAGCATAGACTGCATGATATAgctatataa